A section of the Umboniibacter marinipuniceus genome encodes:
- a CDS encoding HAD-IIA family hydrolase encodes MYSHLITVSLEGKRLLGVILAAGVGSRLRPMTNLKPKCLVSCAGKPILDYQLDAYRVAGIKRVIIVVGYEGQAIREHVKHIKDLSIEIVANDDYEITNNMYSLYLVKRFINGEAFVLNNADLAVDDNVVKALLEDPRDNLIAVDVGRYDEESMKVTCLDDGRISDISKQIGPEKAVGCSIDFYKFSDNASSTLFAEIDRVVEVEENLKDWTEVAMQRLFQAQGLAAEVCDVSALDWVEIDNYEDLQRADSLFSQRTRSIADYEAYVFDLDGTLYVGSETVEDGDLAVQRLRDAGKSVYFMSNNSSKAVIDYQNRLATMGINADESEIILSSQLVIQELLARSVEKVFVLGTVSLKKAVLDAGIEICTNDPEYVVVGYDTELAYSKLIDACRLINRGVDYVCTHPDVFCPSEHGPIPDIGALTVMLQATTGKAPTEVFGKPNTVMVANLVDKYGADQILMIGDRLHTDIAMAEAAGLGSLLVLTGEASREDLEDSSVKPNYVEPSVRAILA; translated from the coding sequence GTGTATTCACATCTCATTACCGTTTCACTAGAGGGGAAGCGCTTGTTAGGAGTTATATTAGCGGCTGGGGTAGGCTCTCGCCTTCGACCCATGACCAATTTAAAACCGAAGTGCTTGGTTAGTTGTGCTGGAAAGCCAATTTTGGATTACCAGTTAGATGCTTATCGCGTTGCGGGAATAAAGCGCGTGATCATTGTGGTTGGCTATGAAGGGCAGGCTATCCGCGAACACGTTAAGCATATCAAAGATCTGTCGATCGAGATCGTAGCGAACGACGATTACGAGATTACCAACAATATGTACTCGCTTTATCTCGTTAAGCGTTTTATCAATGGTGAAGCGTTTGTTCTGAATAATGCAGATCTCGCTGTTGATGATAACGTTGTTAAGGCATTGCTAGAGGACCCTCGTGACAACCTCATTGCGGTGGACGTTGGCCGTTACGACGAAGAGTCGATGAAGGTAACCTGCCTTGATGACGGACGAATCTCGGATATCTCTAAGCAAATTGGTCCAGAGAAAGCGGTTGGCTGCTCAATTGATTTTTATAAGTTTAGCGACAACGCCAGTTCAACGCTCTTTGCGGAGATTGATCGAGTTGTTGAAGTTGAAGAGAATCTCAAAGACTGGACTGAGGTAGCTATGCAGCGCCTGTTCCAGGCACAAGGCTTGGCCGCCGAGGTGTGTGATGTCTCTGCTTTAGATTGGGTGGAAATCGATAACTACGAAGACCTTCAACGTGCAGACAGCTTATTTTCACAGCGAACCCGCTCTATTGCAGATTATGAGGCCTATGTCTTCGACTTAGATGGCACGCTCTATGTGGGCAGTGAAACCGTAGAGGATGGTGACCTTGCTGTCCAGCGTCTTCGCGATGCGGGTAAGTCCGTCTACTTTATGTCCAATAACAGTTCAAAGGCCGTGATCGATTACCAAAATCGCCTTGCGACCATGGGGATTAACGCTGACGAGAGCGAGATAATTCTATCTTCACAGCTGGTTATTCAAGAGTTACTAGCGAGGTCAGTTGAGAAGGTTTTTGTGCTCGGTACGGTAAGCTTGAAGAAAGCCGTACTTGATGCTGGTATTGAAATCTGCACCAACGATCCTGAATATGTGGTGGTGGGTTATGACACCGAACTGGCCTACTCTAAACTTATTGACGCTTGTCGACTCATCAATCGCGGCGTAGATTATGTTTGCACTCACCCTGACGTCTTTTGTCCTTCAGAGCACGGTCCGATCCCAGATATTGGAGCGCTGACTGTAATGTTGCAAGCAACCACTGGGAAGGCGCCTACTGAGGTGTTCGGGAAGCCAAATACCGTTATGGTTGCTAATCTTGTAGACAAGTACGGTGCCGACCAGATTCTGATGATTGGCGACCGACTTCACACGGATATTGCTATGGCTGAAGCCGCGGGTTTAGGCTCACTGCTGGTGCTTACGGGCGAGGCGTCACGCGAGGATCTTGAAGACTCCTCAGTTAAACCTAACTATGTAGAGCCGTCTGTTCGCGCGATTCTTGCCTAG